The Nocardia vinacea genome contains the following window.
CGCGCCGTAGCGACGGAGACCGACCTCGAGCACCCGGATCGCGGTCGCATCGTCATTCTTGAAATCGCGCAGGATGCGGGCATTGTCCAAAACCCGTGCCAGGCCGTCGAGTTCGCGGGAGCCGCCGTAATCGACGTCCTCGGGCTCGTCGCGCTGGATGTAGATGATGGTATTGCCCACGGGGTCGACCACGCTGAATCGGCTTTGGCCGGGCCGGAATCGGGTGATGCGTGGGCAACCCTTCGCGGGGACCTTCCCGTAGCGCTTGCGCAGCGCCGCGGTGAATGCGCCGTGTCGCTCGGCGACGTCGTCGAGCATGATCAGGCAGCCGACCTGTTCGGTGGGGAGTTCGGTGCCCGGCGGCGCGGCGGCGAAATGGACAGCACAGCCATTGGCCTCGATCGCGCCGTAGGCGTATGGCCTGGTCTGCTCGTGGGTCACCGTGTAGCCCAGCGCTCGGTAGAAGTCGAGGGTGTCCTTCAGATCGCCGCTCCACAACACCGGAACCGCCGTATCGCTTGTCATCGCCCCGCCTCGCTCCTGGTAATCAATTTTGACTACCAGAGGCTAGGGCGGTGAAATGTCGGAAGTCAAATTTGAGTAGTATGGCTGTTTCGAGAGAAGGGAAGTCCGGATGTCGGCTGTGCGCTTGCTCGTCCTCGGCGTGATGCGGTTCCGTCAGCCCACCTACGGCTACGCCGTGCGTCGCGAACTGCTGTCCTGGCGTGCCGAAACCTGGACGAATGTGAAGCCGGGGTCGATCTATCACGCGCTGAAACAGTTGACGCAAGAAGGGAAATTGAGCGCGTTCGGCACACAGGGGAGTACCCAGGGGCCGGGGCGGACCCTGTTCGAACTGACCGAGGCGGGGGAGGCCGAGTTCCGCAAGCTCATGGACGAGGCGCTGGTGAGTGTCGATATGGAAGAACTCGGCGCGGGTATCGCGTTCATGGATGCGTTGCCGCGCGCGCACGTCATCGAGAAGTTGCGCGAACAACGCCGCAATGCCGCAGCGGTTCGTGACGATCTGATCGCCATGATCCCGACCTTCCCCGGCCGGTACGAACCGCCGCATGCGACCGATCTACTCGAGCTGTGGAGCGGCGTGTTCGACAACCTGTCGAACTGGACCGGCGGCGTTCTCGAGCGCCTGGAGGCGGGTGAATACCGGATGGCGGACTGATGGCAGGGCGCGCCCGCCGGTCCGATGGCGGATAGGCTGCCCGCATGACGAACACGCTGGGTGCGGTCGGCAAGGCCGACTACGTGCTGCTGACGACCTTCCGCAAGGACGGCACACCGGTCGGCACCGCCGTCTGGGCCGCCGAGGACGACGGCAAGCTGTATGTGTGGACCGAAACCGACAGCTGGAAGGTCAAGCGGCTGCGCAACAATCCCGCCGTCACCCTGCAGCCGTGCAATCCGTCGGGTAAGCCGCGCGGTGACGTCATCGAAGGCACCGGCCGGGTGCTCGATGCCGCCGACACCGAACGGGTGCGCAAGCTGATCAAGAAGAAGTACTGGCTCCTCGGCCCGATTCTGGTGACCGCGAGCAGTATTCGCCGCGGCAAGTCCGGCACCATCGGCCTCGAGATTACCCCGGCCGGGTAGTCTGCGGGGCTCCCGCGACGGGAGCCCCGCCACCTGTCAGGTCGCTTGACTCACCGAGGACATGTGGAAGTCCGGAATTCGCAAGGGCGGCATGGCGGTTCGGGTAAACCAGTCCTTCCATTCGCGGGGCAGCGTGGTCTCGGTGGCACCGGCTTCGGTGGTGCGGCGCAGCAGGTCGATGGGGCTTTCGTTGAAGCGGAAGTTATTGACCGCCGCGGTGACTTCGCCGTTTTCGACCAGATAGACGCCGTCACGGGTGAGACCGGTGAGCAGCAAGGTCGCGGGATCGACCTCGCGGATGTACCAGAGCGTGGTCAGCAGTAGGCCGCGCTCGGTGTTCGCGATCATCGCGTCGATACTCGCGCCCGATCCGCCGGTCAGCAGCAGGTTGTCACCGGGAACCGTGGTGGGAGCGTCGAATTCGGTGGCGGTGGCACGCGGGTAGACCAGCGATTCGATGACCCCATCGCGCAGCCAGTCCACGCGTCGGGCCGGAAGACCGTTGTCGAAGACCGACAGCGATTCCGAGGACGACGAAGTCGCCACGAACGGACGATATTCGAGTCCGCTCGCGCTCGGATCGGAGTAGAGCGTCAG
Protein-coding sequences here:
- a CDS encoding glyoxalase yields the protein MTSDTAVPVLWSGDLKDTLDFYRALGYTVTHEQTRPYAYGAIEANGCAVHFAAAPPGTELPTEQVGCLIMLDDVAERHGAFTAALRKRYGKVPAKGCPRITRFRPGQSRFSVVDPVGNTIIYIQRDEPEDVDYGGSRELDGLARVLDNARILRDFKNDDATAIRVLEVGLRRYGAEASAVDKARALAALTELAVATGDSERAEKVRAELRGIPLSKAERAGVAAELRAGTDLADWLSETD
- a CDS encoding PadR family transcriptional regulator — translated: MSAVRLLVLGVMRFRQPTYGYAVRRELLSWRAETWTNVKPGSIYHALKQLTQEGKLSAFGTQGSTQGPGRTLFELTEAGEAEFRKLMDEALVSVDMEELGAGIAFMDALPRAHVIEKLREQRRNAAAVRDDLIAMIPTFPGRYEPPHATDLLELWSGVFDNLSNWTGGVLERLEAGEYRMAD
- a CDS encoding PPOX class F420-dependent oxidoreductase codes for the protein MTNTLGAVGKADYVLLTTFRKDGTPVGTAVWAAEDDGKLYVWTETDSWKVKRLRNNPAVTLQPCNPSGKPRGDVIEGTGRVLDAADTERVRKLIKKKYWLLGPILVTASSIRRGKSGTIGLEITPAG